A stretch of the Lactuca sativa cultivar Salinas chromosome 9, Lsat_Salinas_v11, whole genome shotgun sequence genome encodes the following:
- the LOC111912693 gene encoding uncharacterized protein LOC111912693, translated as MDNRNALVMIAGCIAINSVMCLLGFPGGLANIGKTKRDWVFLNANLKALCISMTVFVVGMSAGPTFWKKIEKRARYAMLIAIAAMAIAVHEIVLRIIGDDYWLRLFANWSCSVIVHFICGVIFFLRCGYWII; from the coding sequence ATGGATAATCGTAATGCTTTGGTGATGATAGCTGGATGCATAGCCATCAACAGTGTGATGTGTCTGCTAGGATTCCCAGGAGGACTTGCAAACATTGGGAAGACAAAACGCGATTGGGTGTTTCTCAATGCGAACTTGAAAGCTCTTTGTATCTCCATGACTGTGTTTGTTGTTGGAATGAGTGCGGGGCCCACATTCTGGAAAAAGATCGAGAAGCGTGCAAGATATGCCATGCTTATTGCAATTGCTGCTATGGCGATAGCTGTTCATGAAATTGTTCTTAGGATTATAGGGGACGACTACTGGTTGAGGCTTTTTGCTAATTGGTCCTGTTCTGTGATCGTGCATTTCATTTGTGGTGTCATCTTCTTTCTCAGGTGTGGCTATTGGATCATATAG